The Dehalobacter sp. DCM sequence ATTAAACCCTTCCGAAAAAGCCACAGGGATCTCGGCTCGTCGAAGTGCCCTGTCCAATACCCGTGTCAGATCCAAATGGGCAATATACCGGGCTTCGCCCTTTTTGGTATATGCAAGTCTAATTTTCATTGTATCCGCCTCTCTGATCGTTATCCGTAGTTTATTATCATATACTCGCGCCATCATGACATGTTTCACGCGAAGGTGAATACACTTCTTATTATGATAAAGGAGGTGTATCGCGTGCAATTTTCGTATGGTGATGCTTTGCCGCTTCGATTACTCGATGAGGCTAATTTCTGGAAGCACCAGGAATATGAACATACCATTGTGATCCGTGAAATGGTCTCCAACTTAGAACGAAAATATATTGAGGAATTAAAAGACTGGGAACATGCCTTGACCGAAACACATGGCCAAGTCATCAAGCTAACCGAGACCGTCGTTCGCTACGGTAATATCCAGCCGGTGGAAGACCATGTTTTGCGTCTCATCAGTTTTTGTGTAGAACAAAGCGGCCGTTTCATCCAATTCTTATTTGAACTCTTAAGTCTCAGCCCCGCCGTCAAATCAAATCCGATTTATGTGTCCGTCATCAAACATCAGATCCGCGAATCCGAGTATTTTGTCGGTATCGCTCAAACCATCTGCGGTCAGGTCTGACTTAGCGATTAACCATGACCTTCTTGGCCAAATCTGGACATACCCCGCACTGACTGCATTTACCCCGGCAATCGGGTGTCGCCACCTCTGCCAGGGCTTTTTCGTATTCCTCCGTTAAAAATGCTTTGCTGACACCGGCACTAAGGTGATCCCATGGGAGTACTTCGTCCAAATCATACTTCCGGTCAACATAGAAATGGGGATCCAGCCCAATTTCCTCCATCCCCTGCTTCCATCGCGCATAATGGAAGTGTTCGCTCCAGCCGTCGAATTTACACCCGGCATGAACCGCCCATTCCAGAAGATCCGCTGTTTTCCGGTCTCCTCGGGCAAATACTGCTTCCAGGAAACTAGTCTCAACATCATGATAAAGGAATTTGATCCGATGATCACGCAGCCGTTGCCGAAGGTATTCCTGTTTTTCCCTTAAAACATCCATGCTATCCTGACCAACCCATTGAAAGGGTGTATGCGGTTTGGGAACAAATGAACTCGCGGAAACGGTGATCTTCGCGCCACGTCTGCCTGCCTTCCTGGACAATTCCAAGACCTTTCGGGCTTGATCCACGATCCCGTCAAGGTCTTCATAAGTTTCGGTAGGCAGTCCAATCATATAATAAAGCTTAATACTGCTCCACCCGCCACGGAAAGCGGCCTCCGTTGTTCTAAGCAGATCCTCCTGGGTCACACCCTTGTTAATGACATCTCTCAGCCGCTGGGTCCCTGCTTCCGGAGCAAAGGTCAATCCCGATTTACGCACTTTCTGGACCTGTTCGGCAATACGAACATCAAAGGAGTCCAAGCGGAGTGATGGCAGTGATACGCTGACCCCTTTGGCTTCCATTTCTGCCATTAGTTTCATCAGGAGATCCCCCACACAGGAATAATCGCTGGTGGAGAGAGATACAAGAGATATTTCTTCATAACCGGTTGCTTTGATGGCATCTCTCGCCTGCTGCAGCAAAACCTCCAGAGACCGTTCCCTAAGCGGTCTGTAGATCATGCCGGCCTGACAAAACCGACAGCCTCGGGTACATCCGCGCATAACTTCCAGCATAACCCGGTCATGGATCGCCTCGGTATAAGGAACGATCACTTTATCCGGAAAATAAGCCGTGCTGAAATCCTTAAGTACTGCTTTTTTTACACTATCCGGTACACTGTCGGGAGTCCCCTCCCTCCGACTAATTGCATGGATCGTCCCGTCCGGGTTATACTGCGGTTCGTAAAACGATGGGATATAGACCCCGGGCACAGGTGCGAGCAATGCCAATATTTGATCTTTGCCTGCGCCTTTTTCCTTAGCCTGGCGGATGATTTCCAATATCTTCGGGAACTGTTCTTCACTTTCTCCAAGAAAGAACACGTCAATAAACGGTGCCAGCGGTTCCGGATTATAGGCACAAGGACCACCGGCAAAAACCAAAGGGTCCCCTGCTTTTCTATCCGCTGCTCTTAGCGGGATATCACCCAGTTTCATCGCATTTAAGATATTGGAATAACTCAGTTCGTACTGCAGCGTAAACGCAACAATATCAAAATCTTTAATCGGATGAAACGATTCAAGGGCATAGAGCGGAATGCCTTCTTCTTTCAGTTTCTCCTCCATATCCGGCCAGGGAGAAAAAGCCCGCTCACAAAGAAAGTGCTCATATGAATTAACAAGTCCATAAATGATACGCAATGCCAGATTGGACATGCCAACTTCATATACATCAGGGAAAACAAAGACGACCCGAGTATCCGTCTTATCCCAGTCTTTTTTGATCATATTCCACTCGCCGCCAACATAACGGCCTGGCTTTATTACTTGCGGGAGAACGCGGTCCAGCCGTTCTCGTACCCATTCCTTTGTTTTTTCAGTCATTTTAATATATACCTCCTAAGCACCGATGCTTATGCTGCTATCGGGTTACTATAACATGGGTGTATCGAAAGTATATTATAGCACAGCGACTGATAAGGCACAAAAATCACGGTGTAAGATAATCTATTCATCAACAAAATTATACCTTTTGGGTGAATATTAAGCACTGATTATTTTTTCAGGTCATAAACAGGATAATCCAATCCATGATCCATCATACCCTGAACTACTTCACTCTCGCTGAATGTGCGATTGATGACATCATCCTTACCTAAGACATAGATAAGGCTATAATGATCGGTGGTTAATCCATCGATGACGCGTCTGATCTTCGTATCCCGATGGACTGTAAGTGTATTGCCGGCCAATAAGCCCTGGTTAAAGAGCCGCTCCTTCTTGCGGCACAGCTGCTTCAAAAAAACAATTCTGGCATTGGCCATTTCTTTGCTGCTGCCGATCCAGAAAAAAATTCCCAGGATGATGAAGACGGTTGGTTCATAGATATAAAGACCAAATGCCTGGAGCAATAACCCAATAAAAACAAAAAATCCCCCTGTCCATTTTCCTGCAGCTGCAAGAAAACGCGTAACGGGAATAAAGCCAAACGCGCCTGCAAATAGCCCCCGAGCAATACGTCCTCCGTCCAAAGGAAGGACAGGCAGCAAATTAAAGGACGCCAGCCAGAAATTGATCTTCGCCAATTCCAAAGCCCACTCGCCAATGAGAATGCCCTGACCGCGAAGCACCTGAATAACAATGAATAAACTGATATTGAACGCCGGCCCCGCTAACGCGATAATGGTTTCTTCCTTCTTATTTCCTTGATACCTATCATCGAGGATAGCCGTTCCGCCATAGGGATATAACTCGACACGTAAGACGTTGATCCCAAAACCTCTGGCCGTGAGTATATGACAGCATTCGTGCAGGATAACCAGTCCAAATACCAGGAGCGCCCTCGTAAACTGTCCTGCCAGAAAACATACGATCAAAAGGGCAATAAATGTCGGATGAACCTTAACCTGCATGATAACCACCTCGTCGCCCTTAGTTCTGAATCAGATAATTCAGGGGGTTTACCGGTTCTCCGTCCTTAAGCAATTCCAAATAAAACCAAGGCTTTTCCCGTGCTGAGCTGATCCCAACTGTACCTAATGTCATCCCCTTGGACACCGGCTGTCCTTGTACGACCTTGATCTCACCAAAGTTCCCCAAGAAACCCTCCCAGCCATTGCCAAAATTAATGTGTACCGCTTGTCCATATGTGCTGCTTTCCGTTACTTCCAGAACAACCCCTTCCTGAGGGCATAGTACGGCAGTCCCGATGCTACTTTCGACCTCGATGCCCCGACTGGACTTACCATCAAGACCTGTTCCCGCAAAAGCAACTTTGACTGCTCCGGCAACCGGCGGATAGAAGATCTCCTGTTTTGTCGCGTTGACCGGCAAACTTTCCGTATCTTGGATGCCAATAGCTTCTTTCGCCATAGAATTTAAAGCGGTATATAAATTTCCGCTTTCCATACCACTCTTATAAACCGAATAGACCCCTTTGGAAACACTATCGCTTCCTTGAGAACTGAACACAATTGCTAAAAATAGAAAGGCAGAAAGCAGTACTCTTTTTTGGCTACCATTAATTTTTTCTATAAAAGTCCCGTAGGGCTTTCTTTCATAGGCATACCGGTTCATATTTTTATTCCGGACATAGTCTCTGTCATGGCCATTTTGTCCAATCTCCCGGGCAGCCTTTTCGAATTCCCAATCATCCCAACGCTCAAACGGATCCATCCAGCCCACCGCCTTTAATAGGTTTATTAAAATAAGACAACCCTTATAGAAAATATGCGATACATAAAAAAAAAGAACCTCACGGCTCTTTAAGGTCAAAGTTTTCTAGGGTAAACGTTATGCATGGTCAACGTTCTTTAAGGTCAAAACATTCGTCGGTCCCCGCGTAAATTCACGCTAATCACCAAGCCCACAGCCATCATATTGGCCCACATAGAACTTCCGCCGGACGTTATGAAGGGAAGCGGGATCCCTGTCACCGGCATGATACCCGTCGTCATCCCGATATTAATAAAGACATGAAAAACGATCATGGAAACGATGCCTGCCGTAATCAAGGTGCCATAGCGGTCCCGGGATTTCATAGCAATGGTTATCATCCGCAGCAATAACATGCAAAATATAAATAACAAAATCAATGTTCCAAAAAAACCAAACTCTTCACCAACCACCGAAAAAACAAAATCGGTATGGTGTTCCGGAAGAATATTATATTGTCCCTGAGTACCCTGCTGATAACCTTTCCCCCAGAAGCCGCCTGAACCGATAGCCCAGATGGATTGGAGGACCTGGTGACCATTCCCCGACGTATCTCTGGCTGGATCGATGAAAGAGATAAACCGGTTGATCTGATAGTCCTGCAGCGGAAGAGGCAAACCCTCGAGATATTTCAGCGGTCCCGGCAGGTCTGTTGCTAAATGAAAATATACAGCCAGAATCACAATGGCGATAACCCCAAAGATAATCGCCGCAAACTTTATCGGGTGGGCGCCCGCGACAAACATCATACCAATAAAGATAGCACCGAATACCATTGCTGTTCCCAAATCCGGCTGAAGGAAAATAAGAAAGGTCGGAGGTAGAACAAACAAGAGGGGGAGGATAAAATCCTTGACATTATTCAGTTTTCCTTCCCGGGTATTGAGAAAGGATGCAAACGTCACTATTAATAATACTTTGGCAAACTCCGACGGCTGAATACTTTGTGTCGACGTAATCGGTATCCAGCGTTGTGCCCCTTTGGCCTCGGTTCCAAAGAAAAATACAGCAACCAACAAGATGATCATGAATCCATAAATCCACGGGGACAGTTTCTTATACATATCGTAGTCAAATACCGCCAAGACCACAACAATCACAATCCCAGTCACGATCCATACAATTTGCGTTTTAACATAATGAAACGGGTCATCTGCAATAACGTTGATTGAAGCTGTACTTAGGATTAAGAGGCTCAATCCTAAAAGCAATACAACAGCTGCTATCAGTCCATAATCGAGTCCTCTGAATAATTGTCTATCTGACTTTTTATACTTCGACATCAAATCAATCTCCAAGCCAAGACATGTAATAGTATAGAAAAAGCGCAATCCGTGCTATTCCAAAAATTATTATATCACAATAACTCAAGGAATACCGAATATGCGCATTTTTTCTCATTTTCTCCGGTCAGCTCAATAATTACGAAATCGATTGTGCCCGCTCCATATAATCGCGCCTGATTTTTCTAACTGGGATTTTCGCAACAAGCCAAACATCGTGATCGTCTTGATTAAGAAGAATCTCTGCCTTTGTATCATCAATGACCATATAATTCGTTATTGTTTTGAGAAGATCTTCTTTAACGCGATTCATCAAATAAGGAGATACGGTCGCACGGTCATGAACCAGGACTAAACGCAGCCGTTCTTTGGCAT is a genomic window containing:
- a CDS encoding DUF2935 domain-containing protein, producing MQFSYGDALPLRLLDEANFWKHQEYEHTIVIREMVSNLERKYIEELKDWEHALTETHGQVIKLTETVVRYGNIQPVEDHVLRLISFCVEQSGRFIQFLFELLSLSPAVKSNPIYVSVIKHQIRESEYFVGIAQTICGQV
- a CDS encoding TIGR03960 family B12-binding radical SAM protein, translating into MTEKTKEWVRERLDRVLPQVIKPGRYVGGEWNMIKKDWDKTDTRVVFVFPDVYEVGMSNLALRIIYGLVNSYEHFLCERAFSPWPDMEEKLKEEGIPLYALESFHPIKDFDIVAFTLQYELSYSNILNAMKLGDIPLRAADRKAGDPLVFAGGPCAYNPEPLAPFIDVFFLGESEEQFPKILEIIRQAKEKGAGKDQILALLAPVPGVYIPSFYEPQYNPDGTIHAISRREGTPDSVPDSVKKAVLKDFSTAYFPDKVIVPYTEAIHDRVMLEVMRGCTRGCRFCQAGMIYRPLRERSLEVLLQQARDAIKATGYEEISLVSLSTSDYSCVGDLLMKLMAEMEAKGVSVSLPSLRLDSFDVRIAEQVQKVRKSGLTFAPEAGTQRLRDVINKGVTQEDLLRTTEAAFRGGWSSIKLYYMIGLPTETYEDLDGIVDQARKVLELSRKAGRRGAKITVSASSFVPKPHTPFQWVGQDSMDVLREKQEYLRQRLRDHRIKFLYHDVETSFLEAVFARGDRKTADLLEWAVHAGCKFDGWSEHFHYARWKQGMEEIGLDPHFYVDRKYDLDEVLPWDHLSAGVSKAFLTEEYEKALAEVATPDCRGKCSQCGVCPDLAKKVMVNR
- a CDS encoding M50 family metallopeptidase; the protein is MQVKVHPTFIALLIVCFLAGQFTRALLVFGLVILHECCHILTARGFGINVLRVELYPYGGTAILDDRYQGNKKEETIIALAGPAFNISLFIVIQVLRGQGILIGEWALELAKINFWLASFNLLPVLPLDGGRIARGLFAGAFGFIPVTRFLAAAGKWTGGFFVFIGLLLQAFGLYIYEPTVFIILGIFFWIGSSKEMANARIVFLKQLCRKKERLFNQGLLAGNTLTVHRDTKIRRVIDGLTTDHYSLIYVLGKDDVINRTFSESEVVQGMMDHGLDYPVYDLKK
- a CDS encoding murein hydrolase activator EnvC family protein, which produces MDPFERWDDWEFEKAAREIGQNGHDRDYVRNKNMNRYAYERKPYGTFIEKINGSQKRVLLSAFLFLAIVFSSQGSDSVSKGVYSVYKSGMESGNLYTALNSMAKEAIGIQDTESLPVNATKQEIFYPPVAGAVKVAFAGTGLDGKSSRGIEVESSIGTAVLCPQEGVVLEVTESSTYGQAVHINFGNGWEGFLGNFGEIKVVQGQPVSKGMTLGTVGISSAREKPWFYLELLKDGEPVNPLNYLIQN
- the rodA gene encoding rod shape-determining protein RodA encodes the protein MSKYKKSDRQLFRGLDYGLIAAVVLLLGLSLLILSTASINVIADDPFHYVKTQIVWIVTGIVIVVVLAVFDYDMYKKLSPWIYGFMIILLVAVFFFGTEAKGAQRWIPITSTQSIQPSEFAKVLLIVTFASFLNTREGKLNNVKDFILPLLFVLPPTFLIFLQPDLGTAMVFGAIFIGMMFVAGAHPIKFAAIIFGVIAIVILAVYFHLATDLPGPLKYLEGLPLPLQDYQINRFISFIDPARDTSGNGHQVLQSIWAIGSGGFWGKGYQQGTQGQYNILPEHHTDFVFSVVGEEFGFFGTLILLFIFCMLLLRMITIAMKSRDRYGTLITAGIVSMIVFHVFINIGMTTGIMPVTGIPLPFITSGGSSMWANMMAVGLVISVNLRGDRRMF
- the minE gene encoding cell division topological specificity factor MinE, producing the protein MWELLNRIWGKNNSSSRIHAKERLRLVLVHDRATVSPYLMNRVKEDLLKTITNYMVIDDTKAEILLNQDDHDVWLVAKIPVRKIRRDYMERAQSIS